Within bacterium, the genomic segment TTCCACAATCAATTTCTACCTATTTCTATAAATTTCAATCTATTTCTATTATCTTATCTCCATATCACTCTTATCTCCTTATCCCCTTTCTTACACTTTTGATATATAGCCTGAACGGTTACAGAAACTTCAGGTTACTCGAAATTTCCTTTGTATTTAAAAGTAGGATATTTAGCTTTATTCTTTTCTATCTTCTCTAAAATTGCCTGATTTAAGTCAATATTAAGAATATTGCTTAAACTCAAACAATAGATAATTATATCTGCTACTTCTTCCTTAATCTGCTCAAATTTTTCTTTATTATCTTTTAATCCAATAGATTCCTCTAAAGTTAGCCATTGAAAAATCTCCATTAATTCTGCCGACTCAATGGAAATAGACATAGCTAAGTTTTTCGGGTTATGGTATTTTTGCCAATTCCGTTCTGCGATGAATTCTTCTACCAGTTTCTTAAGTGTTTCAAAGGTAACATTCATAAAATCATTCTCCAATAATTTTTACCAGAACCCGTTTTTTTCTCTGGCCATCAAACTCGCCATAAAATATTTGTTCCCAGGTCCCAAAATCTAACTTACCATTTGTTATTGCCACCACTACTTCTCTTCCCATTATCTGGCGTTTTATGTGGGCATCAGCATTATCCTCACCAGTGCGATTATGTCGATATTGCGATGTCGGGTTATGAGGGGCAATTTTCTCTAACCAGTCATCATAATCCTGTATCAATCCTCGTTCATCATCGTTTATAAAAACACTGGCAGTGATGTGCATAGCATTTACCAGACATAACCCTTCCTTAACCCCACTTTTCCTCACTAATTCTTCTACTTGAGGTGTAATGTTGATATACGCCCGTTTAGTCTGAGTATCAAACCATAGATATTCTGTAACTGATTTCATCTTTCACCCCGGTTTTGGGTATTATAACATTTATAGTATAATTTTTCAAGAGAAATTTTTCGACCTGTGTAAGGCATTAATTATAACTAACTCATTACTAAGTTTCAGTTATTTTTTTATTGACATAAAATAAAATTTTTGATAAAATAGGTAATGTCTTGAAAAAGAACAAGGAGGAAAGAAAAAAATGGAGAATCTTCAACCAATCGATATCCTTTTAGTGGAGGACAACGAGGATGATATTATTATCATCAATCGCACCTTTAAAAAGCTAAAGTTGACAAATAACATCTACACGGTTCGAGATGGTCAGGAAGCATTAGACTTTGTTTTTAAAGAGGGTAAATATGCCCTATCACCTACACCAGGACTAATCCTTTTAGACATCAATATGCCCAAACTAAGTGGTTTTGATGTCCTGGAACGACTTAAGGCACATCCAGTCTACAAAATTATACCCGTGATTATGCTTACTGTTTCAGATAGAGAGGAAGATATTGTCAGAAGTTATAAGAATGGTGCGGTATCTTATATTACCAAATCAATGAAATTTGATGATTTTGTCACGGTTATGGAGCATTTTGAACTTTACTGGACATTGGTCTCAAAGGTGCCAAGAGTAAGATAAAAGGTTAAGGTTGAAGTTA encodes:
- a CDS encoding nucleotide pyrophosphohydrolase; its protein translation is MENDFMNVTFETLKKLVEEFIAERNWQKYHNPKNLAMSISIESAELMEIFQWLTLEESIGLKDNKEKFEQIKEEVADIIIYCLSLSNILNIDLNQAILEKIEKNKAKYPTFKYKGNFE
- a CDS encoding secondary thiamine-phosphate synthase enzyme YjbQ, with the translated sequence MKSVTEYLWFDTQTKRAYINITPQVEELVRKSGVKEGLCLVNAMHITASVFINDDERGLIQDYDDWLEKIAPHNPTSQYRHNRTGEDNADAHIKRQIMGREVVVAITNGKLDFGTWEQIFYGEFDGQRKKRVLVKIIGE
- a CDS encoding response regulator; protein product: MENLQPIDILLVEDNEDDIIIINRTFKKLKLTNNIYTVRDGQEALDFVFKEGKYALSPTPGLILLDINMPKLSGFDVLERLKAHPVYKIIPVIMLTVSDREEDIVRSYKNGAVSYITKSMKFDDFVTVMEHFELYWTLVSKVPRVR